From one Pirellulales bacterium genomic stretch:
- the sixA gene encoding phosphohistidine phosphatase SixA, with product MLLYIVRHAWAEVRDVERFPDDDLRPLTGDGKKRFGRMMARLTVGGFRPTRIATSPLIRCRQTAELIVNHLSDPAQLVELDELRPGAELKQLIDWSAGQTDEAIAWVGHAPDVSELTAALVGDCTATIRFAKGAVAAIEFDREIAQGKGELNWLVTAKILGV from the coding sequence ATGCTGCTCTACATCGTTCGCCATGCTTGGGCCGAGGTGCGCGACGTCGAGCGCTTTCCGGACGACGATTTGCGGCCACTAACCGGCGATGGCAAGAAGCGCTTCGGCCGGATGATGGCGCGGCTCACTGTCGGCGGGTTCCGGCCAACGCGGATTGCCACCAGCCCGCTCATCCGCTGCCGGCAAACGGCAGAACTAATCGTCAATCATCTATCCGATCCAGCGCAACTTGTGGAATTGGATGAATTGCGCCCTGGCGCCGAACTTAAGCAGTTGATCGACTGGAGCGCCGGACAAACGGATGAAGCAATCGCCTGGGTTGGTCACGCTCCGGATGTTAGTGAATTGACCGCCGCGCTCGTCGGCGATTGTACAGCCACGATCCGCTTTGCCAAAGGAGCGGTGGCCGCGATCGAATTCGACCGCGAAATCGCTCAGGGCAAGGGCGAACTTAATTGGCTGGTGACGGCCAAAATTCTGGGCGTCTAA